A genomic window from Deltaproteobacteria bacterium CG2_30_66_27 includes:
- a CDS encoding flagellar export protein FliJ produces MNRLGTIGKVLQLKENREEEIECEVRALRNAVNADQTRLGILESNYMDTLETFNRKQREGGLAPHEMGIYYSYFFHLDREMEEKKAEIARVLTELDARQGDLVEAHMETRVVESLKDRRSREYEREDARRELKEMDFISSTRRVGQ; encoded by the coding sequence ATGAACCGGCTCGGAACGATCGGTAAGGTTCTGCAACTCAAGGAGAACAGGGAAGAGGAGATCGAGTGCGAGGTCAGAGCGCTTCGCAACGCGGTCAACGCGGACCAGACACGCCTCGGCATCCTCGAAAGCAACTACATGGACACCCTCGAGACGTTCAACCGGAAGCAGCGCGAAGGGGGGCTGGCCCCCCACGAGATGGGGATCTACTACAGCTACTTCTTCCACCTCGACCGGGAGATGGAGGAGAAGAAGGCGGAGATCGCCCGGGTCCTGACGGAGCTGGACGCGAGACAGGGCGACCTCGTCGAGGCGCACATGGAGACCCGGGTCGTCGAGTCGTTGAAAGACCGGCGGTCCCGGGAATACGAAAGAGAAGACGCGCGCCGGGAGCTCAAGGAGATGGACTTCATCTCGTCAACGAGGAGGGTCGGGCAATGA
- a CDS encoding flagellar motor switch protein FliG — MASNALTGYEKSAIFLSLVGEETAAEVLKKLDMQEVGKITTHMSRLKSIKKDVMDVVLKEVTGIISQDDIQFVSGNEFIRKVLNKGFGADSASKVLDRALNDAPIDSLRWVDPWTLANFLMNEHPQTIAFILCLIEPVRAAEILGFFNEALRADVAVRIATTDRIPETAIEEIRGALDGQLEIGASAGIKFGGMKTIAEILNQSDRSMEEAVFKKIEEQDKPLAESIRELMFVFDDLVELDDRSMQMVLKEVSTDELALALKTAAEDLKTKIFKNMSQRAVEILKDEISTKGPVKVTDVEKSQQKIVGVARKLEADGKIVIGGRGGEDVVV; from the coding sequence ATGGCCTCCAACGCGCTCACCGGATACGAGAAATCGGCGATATTCCTGAGCCTCGTGGGGGAGGAGACCGCCGCGGAGGTACTAAAGAAGCTGGATATGCAGGAGGTCGGCAAGATCACGACACATATGAGCCGCCTCAAGTCGATCAAGAAGGACGTGATGGACGTGGTGCTCAAGGAGGTCACGGGGATCATCTCCCAGGACGACATCCAGTTCGTCAGCGGGAACGAGTTCATCAGGAAGGTGCTGAACAAGGGGTTCGGGGCGGACAGCGCCTCCAAGGTCCTCGATCGCGCTCTCAATGACGCCCCGATCGACTCGCTCCGGTGGGTCGACCCGTGGACGCTCGCGAACTTCCTCATGAACGAGCATCCCCAGACGATCGCTTTCATCCTCTGCCTGATCGAGCCGGTCCGCGCGGCGGAAATACTGGGGTTCTTCAACGAAGCTTTGCGGGCCGACGTAGCGGTGCGGATCGCCACTACGGACAGGATCCCCGAGACCGCAATAGAGGAAATACGGGGCGCGCTCGACGGGCAGCTTGAAATCGGGGCGAGCGCCGGAATCAAGTTCGGCGGGATGAAGACCATAGCCGAGATCCTCAACCAGTCCGACCGGTCGATGGAGGAGGCGGTGTTCAAGAAGATCGAGGAGCAGGACAAACCGCTCGCGGAGTCGATCCGCGAGCTAATGTTCGTGTTCGACGACCTCGTCGAGCTGGACGACCGTTCCATGCAGATGGTCCTCAAAGAGGTGAGCACCGATGAACTCGCGCTCGCGCTGAAGACCGCCGCCGAAGATCTCAAGACCAAGATCTTCAAGAACATGTCGCAACGGGCGGTCGAGATCCTGAAGGACGAGATCTCGACGAAGGGGCCGGTCAAGGTCACCGACGTCGAGAAGTCGCAGCAGAAGATCGTCGGCGTCGCGCGGAAGCTCGAAGCGGACGGGAAGATCGTCATCGGCGGCCGCGGCGGCGAGGATGTCGTTGTATAA
- a CDS encoding flagellar M-ring protein FliF: MIEAVQAWPVRKKATGVAVIVASVALVILAFSWSQKEEYHVLYSNLSEADAGQIVQKLKEMKVPYRAEAGGILVPADRVYEARLHLASQGLPQGGGVGFELFDKTSFGTTEFVQKLNYKRALQGELARTVMAIGAVEQCRVHLAIPEKSLFAREGESERPTASVLVKLRQGKTLSSGQVDGIVHLVASSVEGLNSQEITVVDAKGNVLSKPSGDVAGLSASQFDFQSSYSKDLEARIISILEPVVGKGKVRAKVSAVIDFSRNETTEEKFDPDGQVVRSEQKQNEKSTTMGAGGVPGVASNLPGKRTVAATPSQGQSEKQSQTVNYEMTKVTSHTVNAPGLVKKLTAAVLVDGTYTPQQGSKDMKYTPRSEEDVRRYEELVRETMGFTESRGDQIKVVNMPFEVVREEEVPPPKTRILEMAAPAARYVLPLLAVILLVVFVLRPLAQSLSAPGPNLPGSLLSIPQNSTDVDKAGARKELPPRAQVADWARKNPTDAANVIKSWMR, encoded by the coding sequence GTGATCGAAGCCGTGCAGGCGTGGCCCGTTCGCAAGAAGGCGACCGGCGTCGCCGTGATCGTCGCATCCGTCGCCCTGGTAATACTTGCGTTCTCGTGGTCCCAGAAGGAGGAGTACCACGTCCTCTACTCGAACCTGTCCGAGGCGGACGCCGGCCAGATCGTCCAGAAGTTGAAGGAGATGAAGGTGCCCTACCGGGCCGAAGCGGGCGGAATCCTCGTCCCGGCCGACCGGGTATACGAAGCGCGGCTTCATCTGGCGTCCCAGGGGCTTCCCCAGGGGGGCGGGGTCGGGTTCGAGCTCTTCGACAAGACGAGCTTCGGTACGACGGAGTTCGTCCAGAAGCTCAACTACAAAAGGGCGCTCCAGGGGGAACTCGCGCGGACCGTCATGGCGATCGGCGCGGTGGAGCAGTGCAGGGTCCACCTCGCGATACCCGAAAAATCGCTGTTCGCGCGGGAAGGGGAGAGCGAGCGGCCCACCGCCTCCGTGCTCGTGAAACTCCGTCAAGGCAAGACCCTGTCGTCCGGCCAGGTGGACGGCATCGTCCACCTCGTCGCGAGCAGCGTAGAGGGGCTCAACTCGCAGGAGATCACCGTCGTCGACGCGAAGGGGAACGTGCTATCGAAGCCCAGCGGCGACGTCGCGGGCCTGAGCGCGAGCCAGTTCGACTTCCAGAGCAGCTATTCGAAGGATCTCGAGGCGCGGATCATCAGTATCCTCGAGCCGGTCGTGGGCAAGGGGAAGGTCCGGGCGAAAGTCTCCGCGGTGATCGACTTTTCCCGGAACGAGACGACCGAGGAGAAGTTCGACCCGGATGGGCAGGTCGTCCGGAGCGAACAGAAGCAGAACGAGAAGTCGACGACCATGGGCGCGGGCGGCGTGCCGGGCGTGGCCTCGAATCTGCCGGGGAAGAGGACGGTCGCCGCGACGCCTTCGCAGGGGCAGTCCGAGAAGCAGAGCCAGACGGTGAACTACGAGATGACCAAGGTCACGAGCCATACCGTCAACGCTCCCGGCCTCGTCAAGAAACTCACGGCGGCCGTCCTGGTCGACGGGACCTACACCCCGCAGCAGGGCTCGAAGGATATGAAGTACACCCCCCGCAGCGAGGAGGACGTTCGCCGGTACGAGGAACTCGTCAGGGAGACGATGGGCTTTACCGAGAGTCGAGGCGATCAGATCAAGGTCGTGAACATGCCGTTCGAGGTTGTCCGCGAGGAGGAGGTTCCTCCGCCCAAGACCAGGATCCTCGAAATGGCGGCCCCGGCGGCGCGGTATGTCCTGCCCCTTCTTGCGGTCATCCTGCTGGTGGTTTTCGTGCTGAGGCCCCTTGCGCAGTCTCTTTCAGCCCCGGGGCCGAACCTCCCCGGAAGCCTTTTGTCGATTCCACAGAACTCCACCGATGTCGATAAGGCCGGCGCGCGGAAGGAATTGCCGCCACGGGCGCAGGTCGCCGACTGGGCGCGCAAGAACCCGACGGACGCCGCGAACGTCATCAAGAGCTGGATGCGATAG
- a CDS encoding flagellar hook-basal body complex protein FliE: protein MADMRIAGIGGAGFSTPVKNPDKAAGGGFDNILKDAVGKITQVQKDAETAVRELSSGGDVTSAVLSMEKADMTFQMMVEVRNRLLTAYEEIMRMSI from the coding sequence ATGGCGGACATGCGGATCGCGGGGATCGGGGGTGCCGGATTTTCGACCCCTGTCAAGAATCCGGACAAGGCCGCCGGAGGCGGGTTCGACAATATCCTCAAGGACGCCGTGGGGAAGATCACCCAGGTCCAGAAGGACGCCGAAACCGCGGTCCGGGAGCTCTCCTCGGGCGGCGATGTGACGAGCGCCGTCCTCTCGATGGAAAAGGCGGACATGACCTTCCAGATGATGGTCGAGGTCCGCAACCGCCTGCTCACGGCGTACGAAGAGATCATGCGGATGTCGATCTGA
- a CDS encoding flagellar basal body rod protein FlgC: protein MNSFDVLKISGSALEAQRRRMNVIASNMANVNSTRTEEGGPYKRQDVVFTSMAIESNPVELKGVKVADVVPDGKPPKRVYDPGHPDADKEGFVAMPNINAMEEMVNMMMAYRAYEASVATFNTAKTMMLKTLELGRV from the coding sequence GTGAACTCGTTCGACGTGCTGAAGATCAGCGGCTCGGCCCTCGAGGCGCAGCGGCGGAGGATGAACGTCATCGCCTCGAACATGGCGAACGTGAACTCGACGAGAACCGAGGAGGGCGGCCCCTACAAGCGGCAGGACGTCGTTTTCACCTCCATGGCCATCGAGTCGAACCCGGTGGAGCTCAAGGGCGTCAAGGTCGCGGATGTCGTCCCCGACGGAAAACCGCCCAAGAGGGTCTACGATCCCGGCCACCCCGACGCGGACAAGGAAGGCTTCGTCGCGATGCCCAACATCAACGCGATGGAGGAAATGGTCAACATGATGATGGCTTACCGGGCCTACGAAGCCTCCGTGGCGACCTTCAACACGGCGAAAACCATGATGCTCAAGACGCTGGAGCTGGGGAGAGTCTGA
- a CDS encoding flagellar basal-body rod protein FlgB — protein MSDIFNTLGRQIQAANVRHGVIASNIANVDTPGFKARDVKFDEALETATIELRKTSPAHMGFDGGAGASGGNVAVESRPSWGDGNNVELDVEVAKMTENAVFFQTAVTLLSTNIRMFKTALRR, from the coding sequence ATGAGCGATATCTTCAATACCCTCGGGCGTCAGATACAGGCTGCGAACGTGCGCCACGGGGTGATCGCCTCCAATATCGCCAACGTCGACACGCCCGGCTTCAAGGCGAGGGACGTCAAGTTCGACGAGGCGCTCGAGACGGCGACGATCGAGTTGCGCAAGACGAGCCCCGCCCACATGGGCTTCGACGGGGGCGCGGGCGCATCCGGCGGGAACGTCGCCGTGGAGTCCCGGCCTTCCTGGGGAGACGGCAACAACGTGGAGCTCGACGTGGAAGTCGCGAAGATGACCGAAAACGCGGTCTTTTTTCAGACCGCGGTCACGCTCCTGTCTACGAATATCCGGATGTTCAAGACGGCGTTGAGGAGGTAA
- a CDS encoding DNA-binding response regulator: MQSVLVVDDEPQVRNLLVDLFGSYGHEVVGAGEGQAGIDLLKQRKFDLLLVDLSMPGMGGIDVLREMKALEIQIPSIVITGFGSIQSAVEAVRLGAYDYITKPFNIDELMITVNRVFDHMKLRKENTVLKKQIKGKYNFRKMIGNSRRMQVLHRLIEKISDSDSTVLISGESGTGKELVAKMIHFNSSRTGEPFVPLNCGAIPRDLIESELFGHEKGAFTGAVNSRVGRFELANGGTILLDEIGELPFSMQVKLLRVIQEREFERVGGTRTIKVDVRIIAATNRDLEKAVAEHKFREDLFYRLNVIPVKIPPLRERDDDVLLLVSHFIGEFCRRKKKPLVTISSEVADYLRSYHWPGNVREVENAVERMIILNESGEIGVEDLPQHIVASRGNGSKQHQVSAVEPTEDIPAHVPWTEAGVDLNGILEDMEKKLIIQALKTSGGVKNKAAVLLGLNRTTFLEKVKKMGGTLTSH; this comes from the coding sequence ATGCAATCCGTTCTGGTCGTTGATGACGAACCGCAAGTACGCAATCTGCTTGTGGATTTATTCGGTTCGTACGGTCATGAGGTCGTCGGGGCCGGGGAGGGTCAGGCCGGGATCGATCTGCTCAAGCAACGGAAATTCGACCTCTTGCTTGTCGACCTCTCGATGCCGGGCATGGGGGGAATCGACGTCCTGCGGGAGATGAAGGCCCTCGAAATACAGATCCCTTCGATCGTCATCACGGGGTTCGGCTCGATCCAATCGGCCGTGGAGGCGGTGCGGCTCGGCGCGTACGACTACATCACGAAGCCGTTCAACATCGACGAGCTCATGATCACGGTCAACCGGGTGTTCGATCACATGAAGCTTCGTAAGGAGAACACGGTTCTCAAGAAGCAGATCAAGGGGAAGTACAACTTCAGGAAAATGATCGGGAACTCCCGGCGGATGCAGGTCCTGCACCGTTTGATCGAGAAGATCTCCGACTCCGACAGCACCGTCCTCATCTCGGGCGAAAGCGGAACCGGGAAGGAACTCGTCGCCAAGATGATCCACTTCAACAGCTCCCGCACGGGTGAACCGTTCGTCCCGCTCAACTGCGGAGCGATTCCCCGGGACCTGATCGAGTCCGAGCTGTTCGGGCACGAAAAAGGTGCCTTCACGGGCGCCGTCAACTCGCGGGTCGGCCGCTTCGAACTCGCCAACGGCGGGACCATTTTACTCGATGAGATAGGTGAACTGCCCTTTTCCATGCAGGTCAAGCTGCTTCGGGTGATCCAGGAAAGGGAGTTCGAGCGGGTCGGCGGTACGCGCACGATCAAGGTCGACGTCAGGATTATCGCCGCGACGAACCGCGATCTCGAAAAAGCCGTGGCCGAGCACAAGTTCCGTGAGGACCTCTTCTATCGCCTGAACGTCATCCCGGTCAAAATCCCGCCGCTCCGGGAGCGGGACGACGACGTCCTCCTTCTCGTCAGCCACTTTATCGGCGAGTTCTGCCGTAGGAAGAAGAAACCCCTCGTCACGATTTCCAGCGAGGTCGCCGACTATCTGCGCAGCTATCACTGGCCGGGAAACGTCCGCGAAGTCGAGAATGCGGTCGAGCGGATGATCATCCTGAACGAAAGCGGGGAAATCGGCGTCGAGGATCTTCCGCAGCACATCGTGGCGAGCCGGGGCAACGGCTCGAAACAACATCAGGTTTCCGCCGTTGAGCCGACTGAGGATATCCCGGCCCATGTGCCTTGGACGGAGGCGGGGGTCGACCTGAACGGCATCCTCGAAGATATGGAGAAAAAACTCATCATCCAGGCCCTTAAGACGTCCGGCGGTGTGAAGAACAAGGCGGCGGTCCTGCTGGGGCTCAACCGGACCACCTTCCTTGAAAAAGTCAAAAAGATGGGCGGGACGTTGACGTCGCACTGA
- a CDS encoding iron-sulfur cluster-binding protein — MSPEQTSLAFRENTVRALKDPALRAAMKQATDTFGTKRADAFAPVADLEALRDRASAIRDDVLANLPMYVDRFVASATRAGATVHRAVDAAAAREIIRKILADRGAHRIVKGKSMVSEEVDLNSHLEAAGMEVVETDLGEYIIQMEGETPSHIIVPAIHKNRRQVGKLFADRLGAPYSDDPQVLTKIARKALREKFLSADAGISGANFAATDTGSLVLLTNEGNGRMVTSVPKLHVAILSVEKMLPSLTDLPAFLRLLPRSATGQTITSYVSIITGTRKAGDATGAKELHIVLVDNGRTEILAGESRDILKCIRCGACMNVCPVYRTVGGHSYGWTYPGPMGLILTTLLTGMKKSHPLVDASTLCGACVEVCPVRVPLVDLILGLRRRKVRERFSDPRERRGMEAFGKAAASPALFALGQRLAGAFWPVVRALGGKDVAGRMPAPAKTPLRRRLS, encoded by the coding sequence ATGAGTCCCGAGCAGACGAGCCTGGCGTTCCGGGAGAACACCGTCCGCGCGTTGAAGGATCCGGCCCTGCGGGCGGCGATGAAGCAGGCGACCGACACGTTCGGGACGAAGCGCGCCGACGCGTTCGCCCCGGTGGCGGATCTCGAGGCGCTGCGGGACCGGGCCTCCGCGATCCGGGACGATGTGCTGGCGAACCTGCCGATGTACGTGGACCGGTTCGTCGCCTCCGCCACCCGCGCCGGGGCCACGGTCCACAGGGCGGTGGATGCGGCGGCCGCGCGGGAGATCATCCGGAAGATCCTCGCCGACCGGGGGGCGCACCGGATCGTGAAGGGGAAATCGATGGTCTCCGAGGAGGTGGACCTCAATTCCCACCTCGAGGCCGCGGGAATGGAGGTCGTGGAGACCGACCTCGGCGAATACATCATCCAGATGGAAGGGGAGACGCCGTCCCACATCATCGTCCCGGCGATCCACAAGAACCGGCGGCAGGTGGGCAAGCTCTTCGCGGACCGTCTCGGGGCGCCGTATTCCGACGATCCGCAGGTCCTGACGAAGATCGCCCGCAAGGCGCTCCGGGAGAAGTTCCTCTCCGCCGACGCCGGGATCTCGGGGGCGAACTTCGCCGCCACGGACACGGGATCCCTCGTCCTGTTGACGAACGAGGGGAACGGGCGGATGGTGACGTCCGTACCGAAGCTGCACGTCGCGATCCTCTCCGTCGAAAAGATGCTCCCGTCGCTCACCGACCTGCCGGCGTTTCTCCGCCTGCTTCCAAGGTCCGCGACGGGCCAGACGATCACCAGCTACGTCTCGATCATCACGGGGACGCGCAAGGCCGGGGACGCGACCGGTGCGAAGGAGCTGCACATCGTCCTCGTCGACAACGGCCGCACGGAGATCCTGGCCGGGGAGTCGCGCGACATCCTCAAGTGCATCCGGTGCGGCGCCTGCATGAACGTCTGCCCCGTCTACCGGACGGTGGGAGGGCATTCCTACGGGTGGACGTATCCCGGCCCGATGGGGCTGATCCTGACGACGCTGCTCACCGGGATGAAGAAGTCGCACCCCCTCGTGGACGCGAGCACCCTGTGCGGAGCGTGCGTCGAGGTGTGCCCGGTGCGCGTTCCGCTCGTCGACCTGATCCTCGGCCTTCGGCGGCGCAAGGTGCGCGAACGGTTCTCCGATCCGAGGGAGCGGCGGGGGATGGAGGCGTTCGGGAAGGCGGCCGCGTCGCCGGCGCTCTTCGCCCTCGGACAGCGGCTTGCCGGCGCGTTCTGGCCGGTCGTGCGGGCACTGGGCGGGAAAGACGTGGCGGGGAGGATGCCGGCCCCCGCGAAGACCCCCTTGCGCCGGAGGCTGTCATGA
- a CDS encoding Fe-S oxidoreductase has translation MRVLLFGTCLVDTFFPEAGEATVRLLRRFGAEPVFPKGQTCCGQPAFNAGYEAAARTAAKHFLWEFDGDDPIVTPSGSCAAMVKRHYPELFRDDPKMLEKARRAGERIYELTQFLVHVAKAHEAGLRGKGTITYHASCHLTRSLGVREEPLTLLSSLKGATFLPMPDATRCCGFGGTFMAKLPEISCALADEKAASIEATGADTVTGCDSGCLMNIADALHRRGTKIRVAHIAQLLAEGL, from the coding sequence ATGCGGGTCCTTCTGTTCGGTACGTGCCTGGTGGACACCTTCTTCCCCGAGGCGGGGGAGGCGACGGTGCGGCTGCTGCGCCGGTTCGGGGCCGAGCCGGTCTTCCCGAAGGGGCAGACGTGCTGCGGCCAGCCGGCGTTCAACGCCGGGTACGAGGCGGCGGCCCGCACGGCGGCGAAGCATTTCCTCTGGGAGTTCGACGGCGACGACCCGATCGTCACCCCGTCGGGCTCCTGCGCGGCGATGGTGAAGCGCCACTACCCGGAACTGTTCCGGGACGATCCGAAGATGCTGGAGAAGGCGCGGAGGGCGGGGGAGCGGATCTACGAGCTAACGCAATTCCTGGTCCACGTGGCGAAGGCGCACGAGGCGGGGCTGCGCGGGAAGGGGACGATCACCTACCACGCGTCGTGCCACCTGACCCGGTCGCTGGGCGTCCGGGAGGAGCCGCTGACGCTCCTGTCTTCGCTGAAAGGCGCGACCTTCCTCCCGATGCCCGATGCGACCCGTTGCTGCGGCTTCGGCGGGACGTTCATGGCGAAGCTGCCGGAGATCTCCTGCGCGCTGGCGGACGAGAAGGCCGCCTCCATCGAGGCGACGGGGGCCGACACGGTGACGGGGTGCGATTCGGGCTGCCTCATGAACATCGCGGATGCGTTGCACCGGCGGGGGACGAAGATCCGGGTCGCCCACATCGCGCAGCTGCTGGCGGAGGGGTTATGA
- a CDS encoding ABC transporter ATP-binding protein: MGLLRVENVNSFYGRSHILFDVTLEMKPGETVAILGRNGSGRTTTLKTIMGLITPATGRVYLDGADITGWPPYRIARKGVSFVPEERRVFTTLTVRDNLEVAEKVGRKGEWTRERVLDLFKPLQKLLHRKGGHLSGGEQQMVAVARGIIQNPKLLILDEPTEGLAPAIVQDIVAMIRTIKGQGGTSILLVEQDVKTTLSVADRVYVLDNGKVVFRGTPQELDGREDIKKHHMGV; encoded by the coding sequence ATGGGACTCCTCCGGGTCGAAAACGTCAACAGTTTCTACGGACGCAGCCACATCCTGTTCGACGTCACCCTCGAAATGAAGCCGGGGGAGACGGTGGCGATCCTCGGGCGCAACGGATCGGGACGCACCACCACCCTCAAGACGATCATGGGGCTCATCACCCCCGCTACGGGGAGAGTGTACCTCGACGGCGCGGACATCACGGGCTGGCCCCCGTACCGGATCGCCCGGAAGGGAGTGTCGTTCGTACCCGAGGAGCGTCGTGTCTTCACCACGCTTACCGTCCGGGACAACCTCGAAGTGGCGGAGAAGGTGGGGAGAAAAGGGGAGTGGACGCGGGAGCGTGTGCTCGACCTGTTCAAGCCGCTGCAGAAGCTGCTGCACCGCAAGGGGGGCCACCTCTCCGGCGGAGAGCAGCAGATGGTGGCGGTGGCGCGAGGGATCATCCAGAACCCGAAACTGCTGATCCTCGACGAGCCGACGGAAGGGTTGGCTCCCGCCATCGTCCAGGACATCGTCGCGATGATCCGAACGATCAAGGGACAAGGCGGCACGTCGATCCTCCTGGTGGAGCAGGACGTGAAAACGACCCTCTCGGTTGCCGACCGGGTCTACGTCCTCGATAATGGGAAGGTCGTTTTTCGCGGCACGCCGCAGGAGCTCGATGGGCGAGAGGATATCAAGAAGCACCACATGGGGGTATAG